The nucleotide sequence TGCGGAGCGCCACCGCGCCGAGGGCCAGATGCACCGCATGCAGCACCCAGTACACGTGGAGGAGGGCCGGTGGCAGGAAGAAGGAGGTCGGGACAGCAGGCGGGGCCAGCCCGCCGGCGGTGGCACCTTGCTCCAGCCCTTCGCCGAGGCCGGCCGGATTCACTCGCCAGGCCAGCAGGGCGTATAGCAGGTAGACGGCAAGGTAGGGGATGAAGAAAGCCCAGCCGCTCCCGAAGTATCGTTGCAGATAAACGCCGGCGTTGTTTCGGGCCAAGGGCCGGAAGGCGGGGAGGCGGGAGGCCGACGGGCCGTCTGCGGAAGGCAACACGCCGCAGTGAACAATGGCGGCGCACCCCGCTCAACCCTCAACTTATGGCCGGGTGGTTTACCCCGGCAGGGCGGGACCTCGTCCCGGGCTTTGCACTTGCGAGGTGCGGCCGCCCCTTGGTTTACTGCCCACTAATGAAAGCGTTTCTCAGCGGTATAGGTCTGCGCTTCTGGGTGACGGTTTGCGCCTACGTGGCAGTGCTCACTGTATCCTTCTACCTGGCCTATGAGCTGCGCTTTGATTTTGCCTTGCCGGCGGAATTCCAGGTGGAGCGACTGCGATTGCTCCCCTACGCAGTGGCGGTGAAATTTCTGGGCCTGGTCCTGCTCCGGCAGATGGGCAGCATGCTGCGTTACTTCAGCATCCCGGATTTGATCCGCGTCACCACGGCGATGGCGGTGAGCAGCGCCCTCTTGATTGCCCCGCGCTTGCTCGGCCAGGCCGATTACGTGTTTCCGCGGGGCGTGCTCTTGATCGACCTGCTGCTGAGCGTGGTGGGGCTCTGTGCCTTCCGGATCGGACTGCGGGTTTATCAGGAACGAGGCATTGCGGGGCAAGCGGGCGCGGGTCACCGCGTCCAGGAAATCGTCATCGTCGGAGCCGGCGACACCGGGGCGTCCCTGGCCAAGGAGCTCCTCTCCAAGCCGGCGCGCGGTCTGAAGCCCGTGGCCTTTCTGGACGACGACCCGGACAAGCGGGGGCGCTTGGTGCACGGCATCCCCGTGCTCGGTCGACCGGATGATTTCAGCCGCGACCGGTTTCCGGAAGTCCACACCGTGGTCGTGGCCATGCCCTCCGCAGCGCAGCGGCGGGTGAAGGAGATCGTGCTCCGGCTCGTGCAACTTGGCTGCAAGGTGGAGATCATTCCCGCCATCGAGGACCTCGCTTCAGGTCGGGCCAAGGCGAGCCACCTCCGGGCGGTTGAGGTGGAGGATCTGTTGGGGCGCGACGCGGTCTCGCTTGATACCACTGCGATCCGCCGGTTTGTGGAGAATAAGGTCGTCATGGTCACCGGAGCCGGCGGGAGCATCGGCGCCGAGTTGTGCCGCCAGATCGCCCGGCTGAATCCCCAGCGGTTGCTCATGGTGGAGCAATCGGAGGTCAGCCTTTTCCAGATTGAGCAGGAAATGAACGAACTCGGCATGGGTGCGATCTCCACCCCCCTGGTAGGCAGCATCCTCGATCAGGTCCGCATGAACGACATCTTTTCCCGCTTTCGTCCCCAGGTGGTCTTCCACGCCGCAGCCCACAAGCATGTCTACATGATGGAGCGGCAGCCCTCGGAAGCCGTCCGGAACAACAGCATCGGCACCCGCCTGCTGGGTGAGATCGCCGCGGCCTTCAAGACGGAGGCCTTTGTCCTGATATCCACCGACAAGGCCATCAATCCCACCAATGTCATGGGCGCGAGCAAGCGGCTGGCAGAAATCCATCTTCAGGCCCTGCAAGCCCGGTTGCTGAAGGCGGAGGCCGGGGCACAGCGGGCGGAGGTGATGACCGTCCAATCGGCGCCCGTCACACGCGAGGCCGGGTTCGCCGTCGCGGCCAAATCAGGCCCGAGGCGGGAGCCGGTTCGTGCCGGCAGCGGTGATCTGGGCCCGGCCGGTGAAGCGGTCTCAACCAAGTTCATGGCCGTGCGCTTCGGGAATGTGCTCGGTTCTTCGGGCAGCGTGGTGCCCATTTTTAGAAAGCAGATAGCCGCCGGGGGGCCGGTCACGGTCACGCATCCCGATGTCACCCGATATTTCATGACGATCCCCGAAGCGGTTGGACTGGTCATGCAGGCTGCGGTCATGGGCAAGGGCGGGGAGATCTTCGTCCTGGATATGGGGCAACCGGTCAAAATTGCGGATCTGGCCAGACAGATGATCGAGCTGAGTGGTCTCGCCGTCGGTGATGATATCGAAATCAAGTTCACCGGGCTGAAGCCCGGGGAGAAATTATACGAGGAATTGCAGCATCAGGACGAACGGCATCTGCCGACCGAGCACCCGCGGGTCATGCGTTTTGTTCCCAGCGGCGACGCCACAGCCGCCAGCGCCCAGGCCATCGATCAACTCGAGCCGATCCTCTACACGGTCAGCCCCAATCCGATCAAGGAGCAGATCAAGAGCATCATCCCCGAATATACTCCCTATTTGGAGTAGCTTCACCGGACCGCGTGACCCGGCCAACCGACGTGGCCTACCCCCGTCACCGGCCTTGGCTTGGGGGCTAAAGCACGTCCGCGAAGCCGCCCCGCAGGCGCTGGAAGAGGGTGGCCCCGAGCAGGCAGGCAACCGTGCCGAACGCGTAGAGGTATCCCAAGTGCCGCAGGTTCAGCGGCCGGTCCCAGAAGACCAGGCCGCGCGCGGCTTCGATCGTCAGTAACAGCGGGTTGAACTTGAGGAAAACCCAGGCATCCGGCGGGATTTTGGCCAAGGGGTAAAACACCGCGCTGGCGAAGAGCAGGACGAGGGAGGCGAACTGGACAATCTGCGCGACGTCGCGCCAGAAGACCCCCAGTGCACCCAGTCCCAGGGCGAGGCCGTAGGCGGCCAGCAGCACCGGCAGGAGCAGCACCGGCAGCCAGAGCACGCCGGCGTGCAGGGGCACCCCGGTGAGGAGCGCACCGATCAGCACGAGGCCCAGGGTAATCAGGAAGTGCAGGGCGGCCGAACCCACGCAGGCGGCGGGCAGGATCTCCAGCGGGAAAACCACCTTCTTGACGAAATTGGGGCTGTTGAGGATCAGGCTGGGGGCCACGGCCAGCACTTCCGCGATGAAATGATGGATCGCGAGGCCGAGGAAGATGACCAACGCGTATTCCACCCGCGATTCGGCCACGTCTGCCGGCTTGAACCGGCCGCCGAAGATATAACCAAAGACCAACACATACAGGCCGAGCAGCAGCAAAGGATTCAGAAACGACCAGATGAGGCCCAGATGGCTGCCTTTGTGGCGCAGTTCGACGTTGCGCAGGGTGAACTGCCGCAGGAGTTCGCGATGCTGCCACAGGCTGGTGACAGAGGCGGGGAGGCGGCTGAGCATGGTGACAGCTTTAAGTGATCCCAGGTCACCGCAGTCAAAGCCATTCATCCCGCGGACTTGGGAAGTTCTCCAGTGATTTACTGGTTGCCAAGGCACTTGCATTGCGGCGACCTGTCACCTCATATCCCATGAAAAATCCGAGACGTTTGGTTGGTGCGGTATTGTGCGCGTTGGGTCTGTGGCAAGGCATGCACGCACAGGACGTGGTGACGCCGGAAATGGTCCTGCCCCAGCTGGATGCGATCCTGAAGCGAGCCGTCGCCCAGTCGCCGCGCATGATCAGCCGCGCGGTGGACCTCGAAATCGCCGAAAATGACTTGATTGCGTCTCGCGCCGGCCTGTTGCCCTCCGTGGGCGGCAACTATTCCTTCAACAAGGCCCGGGACAAGCGGGGTGACCTCGCCGGCCGGCTGGATGTGGACAAGGTTTACTACAACTTCTCCCTGAACCAGCCCCTGTTCCACTGGGGCGAACGCCGCAACTCCGCCCGCATCGGCCAGATCCGCGAGACCATCGCCCAAGGCCAGTACCGGGACGGCTACCGGCTCTACGCGCAGGAATTGCGCAGCCTCTATTTTTCGATGATCCTCGGCAAACTGCGCGCCAAGCGGGCCGCGTTCCAGCTCGAGTACAACAACCGCCTGCTCCAGCAGGGCGAGGAACGCCTCGCCAAGAAGGTGATCTCCGAGGCCCTGATCTTCGGCATCCGCATCGAGGCGGAGCGGGCTGCCATCAGCGCCGAGCGCGCGATCTTCGACTATGAAAACATCAAGGCCTCCTTCAGCCGCCTGACCGGCGAGCCGGCGCCCAGCGATGAGTCGATCCCTGATTCCATCCCCGCGCTCCCGCCCCAAACGACCGGGATTCAGAACGTGCTGGCCAGCTATCTGGCCCAGGCGGAAATCCCCTCGGTCGAGGCGGTGAACTTCCGGCATTCCCTGGCCATTGAAAAACTGAATCTCGCCAACCAGAAGACCCGCCTGCGCCCCAAGTTCAACCTGGTGCTCGGTATCTCCCAGGACGAGCAGAGCTACAGCCTCAATGTCGCCCAGAAATACCAGGTGAACTCCCAGTACGTCGGCATCTCCGCCAACTGGACCGTGTTCGATGGTTTCAGCGCGCGCTCCGGGGTGCGCAGCGCCCTCGCCAAAATCCGCCAGCTCGAGGGTGATTACAAGGTCCTCAGCGACCGCATCGCTCAGCAGGCCCAGACGCAGGCCCGGCTGGCCGGCTTCCACGCCCGCTACGCCTCCATCAACGACCGCCTCCTGGATTCCAGCCAGAACAACCTCATTTCCGTGAAGGAACAGTTTGCCCGTGGCGTCATTGCCCAGGAGGACGTCAGCGTCGTGCAACTCGGGCTTTTCGACCACCAGATCAACGCCTACTCGACCCGGGCCGACTACTACAGCCAGGTGTCTGAATTCCTCGGCACCGTGGCCCAGGATCCGGTGCTCGCCAACCTGCCCCTCAACAAATGAGCACGCCTGCCGCCCCAACCAGCCGCCGGTGGCTCTGGCGCGCCCTCGTGCTCGGCGCCGTCGCCGCCGGTCTCTGGTATGTTTTCTCTGTCGTGCTCCGCCCCGTCGCGGTCGTCGCCGCGGCCAAGCCGGGCCGGGCCATCAACGCCGTGCCCGGCAGCGTCGAGGTCAAGGCCGAGTACCTCATGGAGCTCAAGAGCGAGGTCGGCGGTCGCATCGTCGCCTCCGTCCTCGACCCGGGTCGCCCCGTGGCGAAGGACGAGGTCCTCGTCCAGCTCGACACCGGTGACGCCGACCTCGAGATCGAGCGCATCACCAACGAGGTCGCCGCCGCCCGCCGCCGCCAGGAAGTCGGCTCGACCCTCCGCGCCGAGGTCGAGAACAAGCGCGACAGCCTCGCCGAGATGGAGCGCGCCGTGAAGGCCGGCGCCAAGCCGCTCGCCGATTTTGAGAAGGAGCAGCGCCTCTACCAGCAGCTCGTCCAGCGCATGGACCTTGACGAGGTCAATCTGCGCCTGGCCCTCGAGAATTTTGAGAACGCCCTCCGCGCCAAGCAGCGCGAGAAGGCCAAGATGACCATCGTGGCCCCCACCGACGGCGTGATCTCTGAGGTCAGCCTCGCCGCCCGCGTCGGCGACCTCATCGGCCGCGACAACGTCATCGCCACGCTCATCTCCAGCAGCCGCGCCGTCGAGGCCAAGATCAGCGAGGAAAACTTCGCCGGCCTCAAGCTGGGCCAGAAGGCCTCGGTCCGCTTCCTCGGCTATGGCAACAAGAGCTTCCCCGCCACCATCACCAAGATCCTGCCGACGGCCAACCCCGAGACCCAGCGCTACACCGTGCATCTGGCAGTCGACCTGGAGGTCGACAAACTCGTGCCCGGCCTCACGGGCGAGGTCACCATCGTGATCGGCCAGCGCGAGGGCGCAGCCGTCATCCCCCGCCGCGCGCTCCGCGGCAGCGAGGTTTTTGTCGTGACCGACGGCCGCATCGAGCTGCGCAAGGTCGAGCTCGGCTACGTCTCCAACACCGACGTCGAAATCCTCTCTGGCCTCGCGCTCGGCGACCTCGTCATCGTGGAGGAGCTGGATCTTTACCGCCCGGGCAGCCGCGTGCGGACGAAGCTGCTCCAGTAACCGGCCCGCCCGCCGTCCCGAGTGATGTCCCCGACGCTGCGCATCGCCTTCCGGTTCCTCACGGCCAAGAAACGGGCCATGCTGATGAGCCTCTCCTGCATCGTGCTGGGGGTCGGCCTCTTCGTCGTCACCCAGGCCACCACCAGCGGCTTCGAGGATTTCTTCATCAAGACCATCCTCGGCACGAACGGGGCGATCCGCATCGAGGACAAGTTCCAGGACACCCTGCGTTCCATGGAGGCCGGCGGCGACGGCAGCGGGTCAACCTTTCAGATCCGGCAGAAGGAAGGCCGCAAGTACATCGAGGGCGTGGAAGAGCCGAAGCTGCTCATCGACGCCCTGCGCGCCTTCCGCAACGTCTCCGGCATCTCGGAGGTCGTCACCGGCGGGGCCGTCCTGCGCAGCGCCTTCAAGAGCGACTCGGTCAAGATCTACGGCATCGTGTTCGACAACCACATCCTGGTCTCCCAACTCGGCCAACAGATCATCCAGGGCCAGCCCGAGGACTTCCGCAAGGCCGCGACCGGCGCGCTCATCGGCAAGGACATCGCCGACCGCCTCCAACTCGCAACGGGCGACTCCTTCATCATCGAGGCCGCCGGCCAGGCCCGGCGCTACCGGGTCTCCGGCATCTACCAGACTGGCGTAAGCGACATCGACAAGGAGCGCGTCTACTTGCACCTCCCCGAAGCCCGCTCTCAGCTCAAGAAGACGACCGGCGCCAGTTTCATCCAGGTCAGCCTCTACGACCACAACCGCGCGAAGGAAGACGCGGCCCAGATGGAGGAGGTCCTGCGCCACAGTGCCCGCAGCTGGCAGGTGCGCGAAAAAAGCTGGCTCGAAACCTTCCGCGCCCTCGGCGTCTCGTCCGCCATCACGGTCTCAGTTTTCTCGCTGATCGCCGGTCTGGCCATGTTTAACACCCTGGCCATGATCGTGATGGAGAAAACCAAGGAAATCGCGATCCTGCGCTCCATGGGCTACACCCGGGAGGATATCTCCCAGATATTCCTGTGGCAGGCCGGCATCGTCCTCGGCATCGGTTCCGTGATCGGTTGCATCGTCGGCGCCAGCCTCACCTACGCGGTGTCGCGGATCCCGCTGTCGATCACGGGCATTTTCCGGACGGACCACTTCATCGTAGCGCCATCACCCTGGCATTACGTGGCGGCGGTCCTGACCGCGGTCGTCATGGTGATGGTGGCCTCGCTCGTCCCGGCCCGCCGCGCGGCGCGCCTGGAGCCGGGTGACATCATCCGGGGGACCTCGACATGAGCGCACCCACGCAACCGCACACCGGTCTCGCCCTGCGCTGCGAGAAACTCCACCGCTACCTCGGGCAGGGGGAGGGGAGAGTACACGTCCTCCGCGGGGTGTCCTTCGAGGCCAAGCGCGGGCATGTCACGGCCATCGTCGGCCCTTCCGGCTGCGGCAAGAGCACGCTCCTCTACCTGCTGGGTTTGCTCGACCAGCCCGATGGCGGCTCCATCTGGATTCGCGACCGGCTGATGTCCAACAGCGGCGACCTGGATCGCACCGCCGCGCGCGGCGAGCACATCGGGTTTGTCTTCCAGTTTCACTTCCTGATGCAGGAGTTCTCGGCCCTCGACAACGTGATGATGCCCATGCGCAAGCTGGGCCGCCTGTCCGAGCCCGAGATGGAGGCCCGCGCCCGCAGTTTGCTCGGCGATGTCGGCCTGGGCGAAAAGGCCCACCGCCTCGGCACCCAGCTCTCCGGCGGTGAGCAGCAGCGCGTGGCCATCGCCCGGGCGCTGGCCAACCAGCCGGCCATCATCCTGGCCGATGAGCCCACCGGTAACCTCGACGTCCGCAATTCCGGCCTGATTTTCGACCTCCTGACCCGGCTGGCCAAGGAAAACGGCCAGGCCGTGGTCCTGGTGACCCACAATCCCGACATCGCCAACCGCTGCGATGAGATCAAGCCGATGCGGGACGGCGAATTTGTCGTCTGAGCCGGGGTTCCACCCCGCCCAGACCTCACGGGCGGCGATCCGCCGTAACTTGCCCCGGGCAGTGAAATCCGACCCGGGCCCCGGTCGCCACGCGGTTTCGGGCGCCCCCGTCCGTTACGATTAGCAACGCATCCGTTGCTCATGTTGGCGCTAATATTGAAACTCCGGGGGGTTGGGGTGGAAATTTTGTTTTACATTACACCCACGCCTTCTTTGCTCTGAAGGAACTTTTTACCGCACACCAATCGCTAGCCTGAATTCTTCGCTCAATTTAAGGGATCGCTGGTCGATCCCTTCTGTTTTCCGCCGGATTCCAGACTGACGCACATGTCCAAGATCTTCCCGAAATCCGCCAACGCGCTGCCCCTGCAGATCCTGATTTTCCTCGGTATCCTGGGTGGTGTCGCGGCGGCAGGCATCACCTACTACGCCACTCCGGCCTATCTGCGCGTCGGCTACGCCCCGGTTCAGCCGGTGCCGTTCGACCACAGCCTGCACGCCGGCCAGCTCGGCCTCGACTGCCGTTACTGCCACACTTCCGTCGAGAAGTCCGGCACCTCCAGCGTCCCCGCGGCCCAGACCTGCATGAATTGCCACAGCGCGATCAAGGCCCAGAGCCCGCTGCTGGAGCCCGTCCGCCAGAGCTACCAGACCGGCGACCCGGTGCCGTGGGTCAAGATCCACGCCACGCCCGACTACGTCTACTTCAACCACTCCGTCCACGTGAACCGCGGCGTCAGCTGCGTCGAGTGCCACGGCAAGGTGAATGAGATGCAGGTCGTCCAGCATGACCAGCCGCACAGCATGAGCTGGTGTCTGGACTGCCACCGCGACCCCGCCGCCCGCGTCCGCGCCCCCGAGGACGTCTTCAATCTCGATTCCCTCCGTTTGGCCGACCAAGGCCCCGAGGGACTTAAGAAAGCCAAGGATTTCGTCGAACACGCCAAGATCATGCCGCCGCAGAGCTGCTCCGGTTGCCATCGCTGATGAAACGCAAATTTGATCATTCCGCCCCCGCGCAGCGCGACCTCTCCGGTCCGAAATACTGGCGCAGCCTCGACGAACTGGCCGACACGCCCGGCTTCCGCGAGCACCTAGCCCGCGAATTCCCCGAGGGCGCGTCCGAGCTGAACGGCGTCGACCGCCGCCAGTTCATGCGCCTGATGGCCGCCTCGTTCGCCCTCGGCGGCCTCGGCCTCGCCGGCTGCCGCCGCCCCGAGAAACACATCCTGCCCTACGGCAAGTCCGTCGAGTACACCGTCCCCGGCCTCCCGCTCTATTTCGCCACGGCCATGCCGCTGCGCAAGTCGGCCATCCCGCTCGTCGCCGAGACCCACCAGGGCCGCCCGACCAAGCTCGAGGGTAACCCCAGCTACGCCCCGCACGGTGGCGCCAGCTCGCTGCTCGCCCAGGCTTCCGTCCTCGACCTCTACGATCCCGAGCGCGCCACGACGCACACCGCCGCCGGCCGCACGCTGAAGGTCGCCGACGTCAACGATCTCCTCGCCCGCATCCGCGCGACCTACGCCGGCAACGGCGAGGGCCTCGCGTTCCTGGCCGATGAGTCCTCCTCGCCGACCCGCGCCCGCCTCATCGCGAAGCTGAAGAAAGAATTCCCCCGCGCCATCTGGTCCGAGTATGAGCCCGTGCAGGACGAGCCGCCGGTCGCCGCCGCCCAGGCCGCCTTCGGCCGCAACGTGAAGCCGGTCTACCGCTTCGCCAAGGCCAAGCGCATCGTCAGCCTCGATGCCGACTTCTTCCACGCCGAGGCCGGCGCGCTGTACTACTCGCGCGATTTCGCCAAGGGCCGCCGTGTCGCGACCAAGGAAGACGCCGATAAGATGAACCGCCTTTACGTGGCGGAGAGCGGGTTCTCCCTCACGGGCAGCATGGCGGACCACCGCCTGCGTCTCG is from Lacunisphaera limnophila and encodes:
- a CDS encoding polysaccharide biosynthesis protein — protein: MKAFLSGIGLRFWVTVCAYVAVLTVSFYLAYELRFDFALPAEFQVERLRLLPYAVAVKFLGLVLLRQMGSMLRYFSIPDLIRVTTAMAVSSALLIAPRLLGQADYVFPRGVLLIDLLLSVVGLCAFRIGLRVYQERGIAGQAGAGHRVQEIVIVGAGDTGASLAKELLSKPARGLKPVAFLDDDPDKRGRLVHGIPVLGRPDDFSRDRFPEVHTVVVAMPSAAQRRVKEIVLRLVQLGCKVEIIPAIEDLASGRAKASHLRAVEVEDLLGRDAVSLDTTAIRRFVENKVVMVTGAGGSIGAELCRQIARLNPQRLLMVEQSEVSLFQIEQEMNELGMGAISTPLVGSILDQVRMNDIFSRFRPQVVFHAAAHKHVYMMERQPSEAVRNNSIGTRLLGEIAAAFKTEAFVLISTDKAINPTNVMGASKRLAEIHLQALQARLLKAEAGAQRAEVMTVQSAPVTREAGFAVAAKSGPRREPVRAGSGDLGPAGEAVSTKFMAVRFGNVLGSSGSVVPIFRKQIAAGGPVTVTHPDVTRYFMTIPEAVGLVMQAAVMGKGGEIFVLDMGQPVKIADLARQMIELSGLAVGDDIEIKFTGLKPGEKLYEELQHQDERHLPTEHPRVMRFVPSGDATAASAQAIDQLEPILYTVSPNPIKEQIKSIIPEYTPYLE
- a CDS encoding ABC transporter permease, with translation MLSRLPASVTSLWQHRELLRQFTLRNVELRHKGSHLGLIWSFLNPLLLLGLYVLVFGYIFGGRFKPADVAESRVEYALVIFLGLAIHHFIAEVLAVAPSLILNSPNFVKKVVFPLEILPAACVGSAALHFLITLGLVLIGALLTGVPLHAGVLWLPVLLLPVLLAAYGLALGLGALGVFWRDVAQIVQFASLVLLFASAVFYPLAKIPPDAWVFLKFNPLLLTIEAARGLVFWDRPLNLRHLGYLYAFGTVACLLGATLFQRLRGGFADVL
- a CDS encoding cytochrome c3 family protein: MSKIFPKSANALPLQILIFLGILGGVAAAGITYYATPAYLRVGYAPVQPVPFDHSLHAGQLGLDCRYCHTSVEKSGTSSVPAAQTCMNCHSAIKAQSPLLEPVRQSYQTGDPVPWVKIHATPDYVYFNHSVHVNRGVSCVECHGKVNEMQVVQHDQPHSMSWCLDCHRDPAARVRAPEDVFNLDSLRLADQGPEGLKKAKDFVEHAKIMPPQSCSGCHR
- a CDS encoding efflux RND transporter periplasmic adaptor subunit, with product MSTPAAPTSRRWLWRALVLGAVAAGLWYVFSVVLRPVAVVAAAKPGRAINAVPGSVEVKAEYLMELKSEVGGRIVASVLDPGRPVAKDEVLVQLDTGDADLEIERITNEVAAARRRQEVGSTLRAEVENKRDSLAEMERAVKAGAKPLADFEKEQRLYQQLVQRMDLDEVNLRLALENFENALRAKQREKAKMTIVAPTDGVISEVSLAARVGDLIGRDNVIATLISSSRAVEAKISEENFAGLKLGQKASVRFLGYGNKSFPATITKILPTANPETQRYTVHLAVDLEVDKLVPGLTGEVTIVIGQREGAAVIPRRALRGSEVFVVTDGRIELRKVELGYVSNTDVEILSGLALGDLVIVEELDLYRPGSRVRTKLLQ
- a CDS encoding ABC transporter ATP-binding protein, with product MSAPTQPHTGLALRCEKLHRYLGQGEGRVHVLRGVSFEAKRGHVTAIVGPSGCGKSTLLYLLGLLDQPDGGSIWIRDRLMSNSGDLDRTAARGEHIGFVFQFHFLMQEFSALDNVMMPMRKLGRLSEPEMEARARSLLGDVGLGEKAHRLGTQLSGGEQQRVAIARALANQPAIILADEPTGNLDVRNSGLIFDLLTRLAKENGQAVVLVTHNPDIANRCDEIKPMRDGEFVV
- a CDS encoding TolC family protein, with the translated sequence MHAQDVVTPEMVLPQLDAILKRAVAQSPRMISRAVDLEIAENDLIASRAGLLPSVGGNYSFNKARDKRGDLAGRLDVDKVYYNFSLNQPLFHWGERRNSARIGQIRETIAQGQYRDGYRLYAQELRSLYFSMILGKLRAKRAAFQLEYNNRLLQQGEERLAKKVISEALIFGIRIEAERAAISAERAIFDYENIKASFSRLTGEPAPSDESIPDSIPALPPQTTGIQNVLASYLAQAEIPSVEAVNFRHSLAIEKLNLANQKTRLRPKFNLVLGISQDEQSYSLNVAQKYQVNSQYVGISANWTVFDGFSARSGVRSALAKIRQLEGDYKVLSDRIAQQAQTQARLAGFHARYASINDRLLDSSQNNLISVKEQFARGVIAQEDVSVVQLGLFDHQINAYSTRADYYSQVSEFLGTVAQDPVLANLPLNK
- a CDS encoding ABC transporter permease; this translates as MSPTLRIAFRFLTAKKRAMLMSLSCIVLGVGLFVVTQATTSGFEDFFIKTILGTNGAIRIEDKFQDTLRSMEAGGDGSGSTFQIRQKEGRKYIEGVEEPKLLIDALRAFRNVSGISEVVTGGAVLRSAFKSDSVKIYGIVFDNHILVSQLGQQIIQGQPEDFRKAATGALIGKDIADRLQLATGDSFIIEAAGQARRYRVSGIYQTGVSDIDKERVYLHLPEARSQLKKTTGASFIQVSLYDHNRAKEDAAQMEEVLRHSARSWQVREKSWLETFRALGVSSAITVSVFSLIAGLAMFNTLAMIVMEKTKEIAILRSMGYTREDISQIFLWQAGIVLGIGSVIGCIVGASLTYAVSRIPLSITGIFRTDHFIVAPSPWHYVAAVLTAVVMVMVASLVPARRAARLEPGDIIRGTST